From a single Apium graveolens cultivar Ventura chromosome 2, ASM990537v1, whole genome shotgun sequence genomic region:
- the LOC141696851 gene encoding uncharacterized protein LOC141696851 produces MNEENSLNAQKWPNNGPLSPSSSQKGSRRKRTGQMFIYSVGKENSANDSTVLEKHNHNINGSSDLGNKRQPLGQLSQTSSSKGNKRQPLGQMSQTSASKVLDECFFPANMNSQSRSSGLGLDEKNLHANKNSQSQNNHDSSSLIYGSVTTQLTHSLKERHVSHESSSGHKRFCPGPLSPSSAPKALQQSPVARILQNRPTMAKKHSMFELPASRIIPSNNPNLNKNDPVHFGKNLKSSSKLHSKDKKAQIDARKTENSTMAKKRERRNTISITIPETEDLEWFPHNEEGTSASRLNLMDAFNNPSDVVLEDMPEYEQYVTDDELDATESQGEYSSDCNNEYIDEDLDFWKGYMDLGPPSKICGKCKARMWNEERNNKSNKNSPPTFSIYCKNGQVELTKERPPPFLYYLLSGSEKTAHFLKNIRTYNSLFQFTSLGGKIDRKINNGGVPYCFKLNGQNYHLIGSLKPKEGQSPKFAQLYVYDTDNEIQNRMDAVPGSDCLDPEIVEGLLKMLDENNKLFEGFRYARDRLNIPDTDDFSLILYPLLFPYGDDGFHLNIPLKNKKQNVPAEAVNDQHPDETRHRTTVTMREYYSYKLMIRPDEGMNLHLGGRLWQQFVVDVFAAVEQYRLDWIRNHQSTIRSDLYRSIRDSLTKGDTNPGNIGKNVILPATHTGSQRYMNQYFKDSLPICRTIGHPSLFLTMTCNTQWPKIKIMMEYLPGMDVVNKPDVIARVFKLKLDQLLDLIKKKNYFGKCIGVMHVIEFQKHGLPHYHMLIWLHPQSRPQNVQQIDQLISAEIPDKNMDPISYNVVKAHMIHGPCGKDFSYSPCMVKGKCGRHFPKKYNANTFFHDCGFPVYRRRRTEASVLKKGILLDNQYVVPYNRDLLLRFHCHINLEVCNSSRSLKYLFKYCLKGHDTVTMLLRKKNKKNTPDEMTTKAKSMDEIKNFLDGRYICASEAAWRLLGFDIHHCFPSVERLPVHMEDEKCVSFKPHDDLGDVAERAKIRFTKLEGWFEDDRQWDVAMSENAVHAMPRQLGQLFVHILSNNQVSSKLVIIQQNSSLKLYDTFNLLIFSLILIYKYIAEIEKIFNDVGKSLKDYNLMHFPDDSFMHGLDNRLLSDELSYNKEHEHDEYDKLYKSLNKEQLHAYAFIIDSVENGKGGIFLYTAVEDVEKLSYGILFVLNYIVLEK; encoded by the exons ATGAATGAAGAAAATAGTCTGAATGCACAGAAATGGCCTAACAATGGTCCTTTGTCTCCTTCTTCTTCACAGAAAG GTAGTAGGAGAAAAAGAACCGGACAGATGTTTATATATTCAGTTGGTAAAGAAAACTCTGCTAATGATTCTACGGTTCTTGAGAAACACAATCACAATATTAATGGTTCTTCTGATTTAG GTAATAAAAGACAACCTCTTGGCCAGTTGTCTCAAACGTCTTCATCGAAAG GTAATAAAAGACAACCTCTTGGCCAGATGTCTCAAACGTCTGCATCAAAAG TCTTGGATGAATGCTTTTTCCCTGCCAATATGAATTCACAGTCACGGTCTTCTGGTTTAG GCTTGGATGAAAAAAATTTGCATGCCAATAAGAATTCTCAGTCACAAAATAACCATGATTCATCAAGTTTAATATACGGCTCTGTAACAACTCAGTTGACACATTCTCTAAAGGAACGACATGTCAGCCATGAATCGTCATCAG GTCATAAGCGGTTCTGTCCTGGCCCATTGTCTCCTTCTTCAGCGCCTAAAG CCTTGCAACAAAGTCCAGTAGCTCGAATATTACAGAATAGGCCAACAATGGCTAAGAAACACAGTATGTTTGAGCTCCCTGCATCTAGGATAATACCAAGCAATAATCCAAACTTAAATAAGAACGATCCGGTTCATTTTGGTAAGAATTTAAAATCCTCGTCAAAGTTACACAGTAAAGACAAAAAGGCGCAGATTGATGCTCGCAAAACTGAAAATTCTACCATGGCTAAGAAAAGAGAACGACGAAATACAATATCAATTACAATTCCAGAGACTGAGGATCTTG AATGGTTTCCCCATAATGAAG AAGGAACCTCTGCAAGCAGATTAAATCTGATGGATGCTTTCAATAATCCAAGTGATGTGGTACTGGAAGATATGCCGGAATATGAGCAATACGTAACTG ATGATGAACTTGATGCTACTGAAAGCCAAGGAGAATATTCATCAGACTGTAACAATGAATATATAGATGAGGATTTAG aTTTTTGGAAAGGATACATGGATCTTGGACCACCATCAAAAATATGTGGAAAATGTAAAGCAAGGATGTGGAATGAAGAGAGGAACAACAAATCAAATAAAAACAGTCCACCTACATTCTCAATTTACTGCAAAAATGGTCAGGTTGAACTTACTAAAGAACGTCCTCCTCCTTTCCTCTACTATTTGCTTTCTGGATCTGAAAAGACTGCTCATTTCTTGAAAAATATAAGGACATACAACTCCTTATTTCAATTTACCTCACTTGGAGGTAAAATAGATCGTAAAATCAACAATGGAGGAGTTCCGTATTGTTTTAAGCTGAATGGTCAAAATTATCATCTTATTGGAAGTCTTAAACCAAAGGAAGGACAATCACCAAAGTTTGCTCAGCTATATGTGTATGACACTGACAATGAAATACAGAATCGGATGGACGCGGTCCCTGGATCTGATTGTCTTGATCCAGAGATCGTCGAAGGACTGTTAAAGATGTTGGATGAGAATAATAAGCTCTTTGAAGGATTCCGTTATGCACGTGATCGCCTTAATATTCCGGATACAGATGATTTTAGTTTGATTCTG TATCCGTTACTTTTTCCGTATGGTGATGATGGATTCCATCTCAATATACCGTTGAAGAACAAGAAGCAGAACGTGCCTGCTGAAGCGGTTAATGATCAACATCCTGATGAAACCAGACACCGAACTACTGTCACAATGAGGGAATACTATTCCTATAAGCTTATGATACGTCCTGATGAAG GAATGAATCTACATCTTGGTGGTCGTCTTTGGCAACAATTTGTTGTCGACGTATTTGCTGCAGTAGAACAGTACAGATTGGACTGGATTAGAAACCACCAAAGCACCATTCGTTCAGATTTGTACAGGTCTATTCGTGATTCTCTTACTAAAGGTGATACAAATCCTGGAAATATTGGTAAGAATGTCATATTACCAGCAACCCATACAGGTTCTCAACGGTACATGAACCAGTATTTCAAAGATTCTTTGCCTATTTGTCGTACGATTGGACATCCATCATTATTCTTGACAATGACATGTAACACTCAATGGCcgaaaattaaaataatgatgGAATATCTTCCCGGAATGGATGTAGTTAACAAACCCGATGTGATAGCTAGAGTGTTTAAGTTGAAACTTGATCAACTCCTAGACCTTATAAAGAAAAAGAACTACTTCGGGAAATGCATTGGAG TTATGCATGTTATTGAGTTCCAAAAGCATGGACTTCCTCATTATCATATGTTAATATGGTTACACCCGCAAAGCAGACCACAAAATGTGCAACAGATTGATCAGTTGATATCTGCCGAAATACCAGACAAAAATATGGATCCTATCAGCTACAACGTAGTTAAAGCGCATATGATACATGGACCATGTGGTAAAGATTTTTCTTATTCTCCGTGTATGGTGAAAGGAAAGTGTGGACGTCATTTTCCTAAAAA GTATAACGCAAACACTTTCTTCCATGATTGTGGATTTCCTGTGTATCGTAGAAGGCGGACTGAAGCAAGTGTTTTGAAGAAAGGAATTCTTCTTGACAACCAGTATGTTGTACCATACAATAGAGATTTATTGTTGCGCTTTCATTGTCATATAAATCTCGAGGTCTGTAACTCCTCACGATCTTTGAAATATCTTTTTAAATACTGCTTGAAAGGTCATGATACTGTCACAATGCTTCttagaaagaaaaataaaaaaaatacaccGGATGAAATGACTACCAAAGCAAAGTCAATGGATGAGATCAAAAATTTCCTTGATGGTCGTTATATATGTGCGTCGGAAGCAGCTTGGAGATTGCTAGGTTTTGACATACACCATTGTTTCCCTTCTGTTGAGCGCCTACCTGTACACATGGAAGATGAGAAATGTGTTTCGTTTAAGCCACACGATGATCTTGGAGATGTTGCTGAAAGAGCCAAAATTCGGTTTACCAAACTTGAAGGCTGGTTTGAA GACGATAGACAGTGGGATGTTGCTATGTCAGAAAATGCAGTTCATGCAATGCCACGTCAACTCGGGCAGTTATTTGTGCATATATTATCAAACAATCAG GTATCTTCTAAATTGGTTATAATTCAACAAAATTCATCTTTAAAGTTATACGATACATTTAACCTGTTAATATTTTCATTAATTCTGATTTATAAATACATTGCAGAAATTGAAAAAATCTTTAACGATGTTGGCAAAAGTCTTAAAGATTACAACTTGATGCATTTTCCAGATGACAGCTTTATGCATGGACTCGATAACAGATTACTGTCTGATGAACTTTCTTACAACAAGGAACACGAGCATGATGAATATGACAAACTTTATAAATCACTTAATAAAGAGCAGCTTCATGCCTACGCTTTTATTATTGACAGCGTTGAAAATGGCAAAGGAGGTATTTTTTTGTATACGGCAGTGGAGGATGTGGAAAAACTTTCCTATGGAATACTCTTTGTTTTAAACTACATAGTATTGGAAAAGTAG